The Oryzias latipes chromosome 1, ASM223467v1 genome contains a region encoding:
- the zglp1 gene encoding GATA-type zinc finger protein 1 isoform X2 → MSWLSVMEVSKLTAHTHTSLLDSNPPPERRKETSKKNPVFIKKTEDGRSLQVSVSSCQLNMSHITPHNNLKNTREESPRSKNAHLDEARRECSSPLKALSLINLHCERLLQGDVQVSVSGKVLSSANCSDSSASLAAGGKTKAGVGGDGAQRRYAASPVLSEEQERAASAHPAQDVGDCNVQLQRAEKADAGGAKLKEDDSVIYFQPLWSPRDEVKFNGNGELEQSHRSSGVRGILDLHHPDNADQHVHTTNISLDDQLIFSPSEKDIPAITLDQNSNISLSSVITQLPPPNPILPSSQPASLLLGDAESFNSLSKEVHEVSAHDLDSNSQETHGSAHLKSLSCDVSTPTSEIWNGQKEEIGLPSHPWRAKSRRKQLHPSRSADIQDPNFQGVTFRMDTELDDTREQCRLLITSKYSKELRRGGRKPKLRSRMSQKSYKTSSSDEDNELTVDISKVKVCASCCTRKTPMWRDAEDGTPLCNACGIRYKKYRVRCLNCWHIPRKEGNSNSRCLKCGNFVRLTTAQRKHTI, encoded by the exons ATGTCATGGCTAAGCGTGATG GAAGTATCCAAGCTAaccgcacacacccacaccagTTTGCTGGACTCAAATCCACCACCTGAAAGACGCAAGGAGACGTCGAAGAAGAATCCCGTATTTATTAAAAAGACTGAAGATGGACGCTCCCTCCAAGTCTCTGTTAGCTCCTGCCAGCTCAACATGTCTCATATAACGCCTCATAATAACCTGAAAAACACGAGGGAAGAAAGTCCCAGAAGCAAGAACGCCCATCTAGATGAGGCCCGCCGTGAATGCAGTAGTCCTCTGAAAGCGTTGAGCTTGATCAACCTGCACTGTGAAAGACTCCTCCAAGGAGATGTGCAGGTTTCAGTCTCTGGGAAGGTGTTGTCCTCCGCTAACTGCAGTGACTCTTCGGCCTCATTGGCTGCTGGGGGAAAAACCAAGGCGGGAGTCGGTGGAGACGGTGCTCAGCGCCGTTACGCAGCATCTCCTGTTCTCTCAGAGGAACAGGAGAGGGCAGCCTCTGCACATCCTGCGCAGGACGTGGGGGATTGCAATGTGCAGCTCCAGAGGGCTGAAAAAGCGGATGCTGGTGGGGCAAAGTTAAAGGAAGATGATTCAGTGATTTATTTTCAGCCTCTGTGGAGTCCCAGAGACGAAGTCAAGTTCAATGGAAACGGAGAGCTAGAACAAAGCCACAGATCTTCAGGTGTAAGGGGGATTTTAGATTTACACCACCCTGATAATGCTGACCAGCATGTGCACACTACTAATATATCTCTTGATGATCAGCTGATCTTTAGTCCAAGTGAAAAAGACATACCAGCAATAACTTTAGATCAGAATTCAAACATTAGTTTGTCCTCTGTTATCACTCAGCTGCCTCCTCCTAACCCCATCCTGCCCTCTTCACAACCAGCATCCCTCCTTTTAGGCGACGCAGAAAGTTTCAACAGCCTTTCAAAAGAAGTCCACGAGGTCTCAGCACATGATTTAGACTCTAACAGTCAAGAAACACACGGGTCTGCCCACTTAAAGTCCCTCAGCTGTGATGTGTCAACTCCAACGTCAGAAATTTGGAACGGGCAAAAGGAGGAGATCGGCCTGCCTTCTCACCCGTGGAGAgccaaaagcagaagaaaacagcTTCATCCCTCCCGCAGTGCTGATATTCAAGACCCAAACTTCCAGGGAGTGACGTTCAGGATGGACACAGAGCTGGATGACACCAGGGAGCAGTGCCGGCTCCTGATAACCTCCAAGTACAG CAAGGAGCTCCGCAGAGGCGGGAGAAAACCAAAACTGAGGTCACGGATGTCGCAGAAGTCATATAAAACtagcagctcagatgaggacaATGAGCTTACCGTGGACATCTCTA aggttAAAGTCTGTGCGTCATGCTGCACCAGGAAGACCCCCATGTGGAGGGACGCAGAGGATGGGACTCCCCTCTGTAATGCTTGTGGAATCAG gTATAAGAAGTACAGAGTGCGCTGTCTGAACTGCTGGCACATCCCTCGAAAAGAGGGCAACTCCAACTCGCGCTGCCTCAAATGTGGAAACTTTGTGAGGCTCACCACAGCTCAGCGGAAACACACGATCTAG
- the zglp1 gene encoding GATA-type zinc finger protein 1 isoform X3, with amino-acid sequence MSHITPHNNLKNTREESPRSKNAHLDEARRECSSPLKALSLINLHCERLLQGDVQVSVSGKVLSSANCSDSSASLAAGGKTKAGVGGDGAQRRYAASPVLSEEQERAASAHPAQDVGDCNVQLQRAEKADAGGAKLKEDDSVIYFQPLWSPRDEVKFNGNGELEQSHRSSGVRGILDLHHPDNADQHVHTTNISLDDQLIFSPSEKDIPAITLDQNSNISLSSVITQLPPPNPILPSSQPASLLLGDAESFNSLSKEVHEVSAHDLDSNSQETHGSAHLKSLSCDVSTPTSEIWNGQKEEIGLPSHPWRAKSRRKQLHPSRSADIQDPNFQGVTFRMDTELDDTREQCRLLITSKYSKELRRGGRKPKLRSRMSQKSYKTSSSDEDNELTVDISKVKVCASCCTRKTPMWRDAEDGTPLCNACGIRYKKYRVRCLNCWHIPRKEGNSNSRCLKCGNFVRLTTAQRKHTI; translated from the exons ATGTCTCATATAACGCCTCATAATAACCTGAAAAACACGAGGGAAGAAAGTCCCAGAAGCAAGAACGCCCATCTAGATGAGGCCCGCCGTGAATGCAGTAGTCCTCTGAAAGCGTTGAGCTTGATCAACCTGCACTGTGAAAGACTCCTCCAAGGAGATGTGCAGGTTTCAGTCTCTGGGAAGGTGTTGTCCTCCGCTAACTGCAGTGACTCTTCGGCCTCATTGGCTGCTGGGGGAAAAACCAAGGCGGGAGTCGGTGGAGACGGTGCTCAGCGCCGTTACGCAGCATCTCCTGTTCTCTCAGAGGAACAGGAGAGGGCAGCCTCTGCACATCCTGCGCAGGACGTGGGGGATTGCAATGTGCAGCTCCAGAGGGCTGAAAAAGCGGATGCTGGTGGGGCAAAGTTAAAGGAAGATGATTCAGTGATTTATTTTCAGCCTCTGTGGAGTCCCAGAGACGAAGTCAAGTTCAATGGAAACGGAGAGCTAGAACAAAGCCACAGATCTTCAGGTGTAAGGGGGATTTTAGATTTACACCACCCTGATAATGCTGACCAGCATGTGCACACTACTAATATATCTCTTGATGATCAGCTGATCTTTAGTCCAAGTGAAAAAGACATACCAGCAATAACTTTAGATCAGAATTCAAACATTAGTTTGTCCTCTGTTATCACTCAGCTGCCTCCTCCTAACCCCATCCTGCCCTCTTCACAACCAGCATCCCTCCTTTTAGGCGACGCAGAAAGTTTCAACAGCCTTTCAAAAGAAGTCCACGAGGTCTCAGCACATGATTTAGACTCTAACAGTCAAGAAACACACGGGTCTGCCCACTTAAAGTCCCTCAGCTGTGATGTGTCAACTCCAACGTCAGAAATTTGGAACGGGCAAAAGGAGGAGATCGGCCTGCCTTCTCACCCGTGGAGAgccaaaagcagaagaaaacagcTTCATCCCTCCCGCAGTGCTGATATTCAAGACCCAAACTTCCAGGGAGTGACGTTCAGGATGGACACAGAGCTGGATGACACCAGGGAGCAGTGCCGGCTCCTGATAACCTCCAAGTACAG CAAGGAGCTCCGCAGAGGCGGGAGAAAACCAAAACTGAGGTCACGGATGTCGCAGAAGTCATATAAAACtagcagctcagatgaggacaATGAGCTTACCGTGGACATCTCTA aggttAAAGTCTGTGCGTCATGCTGCACCAGGAAGACCCCCATGTGGAGGGACGCAGAGGATGGGACTCCCCTCTGTAATGCTTGTGGAATCAG gTATAAGAAGTACAGAGTGCGCTGTCTGAACTGCTGGCACATCCCTCGAAAAGAGGGCAACTCCAACTCGCGCTGCCTCAAATGTGGAAACTTTGTGAGGCTCACCACAGCTCAGCGGAAACACACGATCTAG
- the zglp1 gene encoding GATA-type zinc finger protein 1 isoform X1, whose amino-acid sequence MSTRPQAEAVCTQESKSKLEHNDSPSALFYLFQEVSKLTAHTHTSLLDSNPPPERRKETSKKNPVFIKKTEDGRSLQVSVSSCQLNMSHITPHNNLKNTREESPRSKNAHLDEARRECSSPLKALSLINLHCERLLQGDVQVSVSGKVLSSANCSDSSASLAAGGKTKAGVGGDGAQRRYAASPVLSEEQERAASAHPAQDVGDCNVQLQRAEKADAGGAKLKEDDSVIYFQPLWSPRDEVKFNGNGELEQSHRSSGVRGILDLHHPDNADQHVHTTNISLDDQLIFSPSEKDIPAITLDQNSNISLSSVITQLPPPNPILPSSQPASLLLGDAESFNSLSKEVHEVSAHDLDSNSQETHGSAHLKSLSCDVSTPTSEIWNGQKEEIGLPSHPWRAKSRRKQLHPSRSADIQDPNFQGVTFRMDTELDDTREQCRLLITSKYSKELRRGGRKPKLRSRMSQKSYKTSSSDEDNELTVDISKVKVCASCCTRKTPMWRDAEDGTPLCNACGIRYKKYRVRCLNCWHIPRKEGNSNSRCLKCGNFVRLTTAQRKHTI is encoded by the exons ATGAGCACCAGACCACAGGCAGAAGCTGTCTGCACCCAGGAAAGCAAGAGCAAACTAGAACACAATGACTCCCCTTCTGCACTCTTCTACCTTTTCCAGGAAGTATCCAAGCTAaccgcacacacccacaccagTTTGCTGGACTCAAATCCACCACCTGAAAGACGCAAGGAGACGTCGAAGAAGAATCCCGTATTTATTAAAAAGACTGAAGATGGACGCTCCCTCCAAGTCTCTGTTAGCTCCTGCCAGCTCAACATGTCTCATATAACGCCTCATAATAACCTGAAAAACACGAGGGAAGAAAGTCCCAGAAGCAAGAACGCCCATCTAGATGAGGCCCGCCGTGAATGCAGTAGTCCTCTGAAAGCGTTGAGCTTGATCAACCTGCACTGTGAAAGACTCCTCCAAGGAGATGTGCAGGTTTCAGTCTCTGGGAAGGTGTTGTCCTCCGCTAACTGCAGTGACTCTTCGGCCTCATTGGCTGCTGGGGGAAAAACCAAGGCGGGAGTCGGTGGAGACGGTGCTCAGCGCCGTTACGCAGCATCTCCTGTTCTCTCAGAGGAACAGGAGAGGGCAGCCTCTGCACATCCTGCGCAGGACGTGGGGGATTGCAATGTGCAGCTCCAGAGGGCTGAAAAAGCGGATGCTGGTGGGGCAAAGTTAAAGGAAGATGATTCAGTGATTTATTTTCAGCCTCTGTGGAGTCCCAGAGACGAAGTCAAGTTCAATGGAAACGGAGAGCTAGAACAAAGCCACAGATCTTCAGGTGTAAGGGGGATTTTAGATTTACACCACCCTGATAATGCTGACCAGCATGTGCACACTACTAATATATCTCTTGATGATCAGCTGATCTTTAGTCCAAGTGAAAAAGACATACCAGCAATAACTTTAGATCAGAATTCAAACATTAGTTTGTCCTCTGTTATCACTCAGCTGCCTCCTCCTAACCCCATCCTGCCCTCTTCACAACCAGCATCCCTCCTTTTAGGCGACGCAGAAAGTTTCAACAGCCTTTCAAAAGAAGTCCACGAGGTCTCAGCACATGATTTAGACTCTAACAGTCAAGAAACACACGGGTCTGCCCACTTAAAGTCCCTCAGCTGTGATGTGTCAACTCCAACGTCAGAAATTTGGAACGGGCAAAAGGAGGAGATCGGCCTGCCTTCTCACCCGTGGAGAgccaaaagcagaagaaaacagcTTCATCCCTCCCGCAGTGCTGATATTCAAGACCCAAACTTCCAGGGAGTGACGTTCAGGATGGACACAGAGCTGGATGACACCAGGGAGCAGTGCCGGCTCCTGATAACCTCCAAGTACAG CAAGGAGCTCCGCAGAGGCGGGAGAAAACCAAAACTGAGGTCACGGATGTCGCAGAAGTCATATAAAACtagcagctcagatgaggacaATGAGCTTACCGTGGACATCTCTA aggttAAAGTCTGTGCGTCATGCTGCACCAGGAAGACCCCCATGTGGAGGGACGCAGAGGATGGGACTCCCCTCTGTAATGCTTGTGGAATCAG gTATAAGAAGTACAGAGTGCGCTGTCTGAACTGCTGGCACATCCCTCGAAAAGAGGGCAACTCCAACTCGCGCTGCCTCAAATGTGGAAACTTTGTGAGGCTCACCACAGCTCAGCGGAAACACACGATCTAG
- the fdx1l gene encoding ferredoxin-2, mitochondrial yields the protein MAASAAVRTSMGLTLRLSRVIPDCSTCPFYRLKSCGNSSASLQRRGSFDSFRTTNRHLQTTIGLCREEDSSTAEDPEEVVNVVYIDRSGRRIPVKAKVGDNVLYLAHKHGIHLEGACEASLACSTCHVYVSDAHFDKLPEPEEREDDMLDMAPMLQETSRLGCQIVLTPELDGIELTLPKITRNFYVDGHVPKPH from the exons ATGGCGGCGTCCGCTGCAGTTCGGACGAGCATGGGGCTGACTTTGAGGTTGTCTCGAGTTATTCCAGATTGTAGCACGTGCCCATTTTACAGATTAAAGAGCTGTGGGAACAGCAGCGCCAGTTTACAAAGGAGGGGCTCTTTTGACAGTTTCCGGACCACAAACCGACATTTACAGACGACCATAG GTCTTTGTAGGGAAGAGGACAGCTCTACTGCAGAGGACCCAGAGGAAGT AGTCAACGTGGTGTACATAGACCGGTCTGGCCGGAGGATTCCGGTGAAGGCCAAAGTTGGAGATAATGTTCTTTATTTGGCTCACAAACACGGAATTCATCTGGAAG GAGCTTGTGAGGCATCCCTGGCCTGTTCGACATGCCATGTTTATGTGAGCGACGCCCATTTTGACAAACTGCCGGAGCCTGAAGAGAG GGAGGATGACATGCTCGACATGGCGCCCATGCTTCAAGAGACCTCCCGGCTGGGGTGTCAGATCGTTCTCACTCCAGAACTCGATGGCATTGAGCTGACCCTTCCCAAAATCACCAGGAACTTCTATGTGGACGGTCACGTTCCAAAGCCTCACTGA